Genomic segment of Candidatus Cloacimonadota bacterium:
GTAACATCAAGGTGATGAAAGGCTTGGAAGCCGTTCGCAAACGTCCCGCCATGTATATTGGCGGCACCAGCGAGCGCGGCCTTCACCACTTGGTTTACGAGGTCGTGGATAACGCGATCGACGAAGCTTTAGCCGGATATTGCGATCAAATCAAGATTACCCTCACCGCTCAGGGCGAAGTGGAAGTTGATGACAATGGTCGCGGCATACCGGTTGATGAACACAAAGATGAAAAAATTCCCGCGTTGCAAGTGGTGATGACCGTTTTGCACGCCGGCGGGAAGTTCGACTCCGCCAGCTACAAGGTTTCCGGCGGACTTCATGGCGTGGGCGTTTCAGTGGTGGTGGCGCTTTCGGAATATCTGGAAGCCCGCGTCCATATCGATGGCAAACTTTATTATCAGCGCTATGAAAGAGGCTTGGTGGCGTCTGAACTCAAGGTTTTGGGCGATACCGACCGCACCGGTACGGTGATTCGCTTCAAGCCTGACCCCACCATTTTTGAGACGGTGGAATTCAGTTTCGACTATCTCACAACCCGCCTGCGTGAGCTGGCTTTCCTGAATCGCGGTGTTCGCATTGTTTTGAAAGATGAGCGCTCAGGCCGTGTTCACGATTTCAAATATGACGGCGGCATCGAAAGTTTTGTGGAATTTTTGAACCAAAACAAGAAACCTTTGGGAAGCAAACCCTTCTATGCCAAGTCGGAACGTGACGGCATGGAGTTTGAAATCGCGATTCAATATAATGAAGGATATCAGGAAAACATTTTCAGTTTCGCAAACAATATCAACACAACCGAGGGTGGAACCCACCTCAGCGGATTTAGAAGCGGTCTGACCCGTGCTGTGAACAGCTATATACGCAGCGCCGACCTGCTTAAGAACGAAAAAGTGAGCCCCTCCGGGGAAGATATTCGCGAGGGAATCACCGCCGTGATTAGCGTGAAACTGAGCAATCCGCAATTTGAGGGTCAGACCAAGACCAAGCTGCAAAACTCTGAAGTGGATGGCTTTGTGAACTCTGTGGTCTATGAAAAACTGACCACATATTTTGAGGAGCATCCCAGCGAAGCGAAAGCCATTACGCTGAAGAGTATTTTGGCGGCAAGGTCTCGCGAAGCCGCTCGCAAAGCGCGTGAACTCACCAGGCGCAAATCGGTGTTGGAAAGCGGTTCCCTGCCTGGAAAATTGGCGGACTGCACCATTACGGATCCAACTCAGACCGAGCTTTTCCTGGTTGAGGGAGATTCCGCTGGAGGCAGCGCCAAACAGGGACGCGACCGTGCTTTTCAGGCCATCCTGCCACTTTGGGGCAAGATGTTGAACACCGAAAAAGCCCGCGTGGACAGGGTTTTGAACAACGATAAAATCCAGCCCATCATTCTGGCCATTGGAGCCGGTGTGGGTCAGGATTTTGATGTGAGCAAGATTCGCTATGGCAGCGTTGTGATTATGGCTGACGCGGACGTGGACGGCGCTCATATCAGCACCCTGCTGTTGACTTTTTTCTACCGCTATATGAAGCCGCTGATTGAGTATGGTCATGTTTACATCGCCCGTCCGCCGCTGTTTTTGGTGCGCAAAGGCAAACAGAAAAAGTATGTTTTTTCCGAAGAAGAGCGGGATGAAGCCATTACCGATTTTGGTGATAAGGGCGTGATTGTCCAGCGTTACAAGGGTTTGGGTGAAATGAATCCGGATCAGCTCTGGGAGACCACGATGGACCCTGAAAACCGCACCATGATTTCGGTTAAAATGGATGACGCCATCGAAGCGGACAGGATGTTCACAGTTTTGATGGGTGACGAGGTGGAACCCCGCCGCGAATTCATCCAAGCGAACGCGAAATTTGTTCGGAACCTGGATATTTAAGGAAGCTGGAGCTAAAAATGGACGATAAAACAAAAATTCTCAATGTACAAATAGAAGACCATCTGCGGCAGGCATATCTGGATTATTCCATGAGCGTGATTGTGGCACGCGCGCTGCCTGATATCCGCGACGGATTGAAACCTTCACAAAGACGCATCATTTACGCGATGAGCGAACTGAACCTTTCACCGGGCGGGCATTTCCGTAAATGCGCAAAAATCGCGGGTGATACCTCTGGAAACTACCATCCACACGGTGAGCAGGTGGTTTATCCCACACTTGTGAGATTGGCTCAGCCCTGGAATATGCGCTACCCATT
This window contains:
- the gyrB gene encoding DNA topoisomerase (ATP-hydrolyzing) subunit B, with protein sequence MSNNNYSASNIKVMKGLEAVRKRPAMYIGGTSERGLHHLVYEVVDNAIDEALAGYCDQIKITLTAQGEVEVDDNGRGIPVDEHKDEKIPALQVVMTVLHAGGKFDSASYKVSGGLHGVGVSVVVALSEYLEARVHIDGKLYYQRYERGLVASELKVLGDTDRTGTVIRFKPDPTIFETVEFSFDYLTTRLRELAFLNRGVRIVLKDERSGRVHDFKYDGGIESFVEFLNQNKKPLGSKPFYAKSERDGMEFEIAIQYNEGYQENIFSFANNINTTEGGTHLSGFRSGLTRAVNSYIRSADLLKNEKVSPSGEDIREGITAVISVKLSNPQFEGQTKTKLQNSEVDGFVNSVVYEKLTTYFEEHPSEAKAITLKSILAARSREAARKARELTRRKSVLESGSLPGKLADCTITDPTQTELFLVEGDSAGGSAKQGRDRAFQAILPLWGKMLNTEKARVDRVLNNDKIQPIILAIGAGVGQDFDVSKIRYGSVVIMADADVDGAHISTLLLTFFYRYMKPLIEYGHVYIARPPLFLVRKGKQKKYVFSEEERDEAITDFGDKGVIVQRYKGLGEMNPDQLWETTMDPENRTMISVKMDDAIEADRMFTVLMGDEVEPRREFIQANAKFVRNLDI